In a single window of the Phycisphaerae bacterium genome:
- a CDS encoding tryptophan 7-halogenase: MSSAEPFDAIIIGGGPAGATAGIALARMGRRALILEKAAFPRFHVGESFLPRSLVLLKQLGLLKRLEKLPRVRKFGAEFGFGHGRETSCFTFDHALFDDGHESFNIERAAFDNMLLESARDAGAIVRSSTAVKRIHRLSENDVVIEAGGETITGRCLIDASGQATFLARHLGLRRRIPNHNKIAYFGHFENAERLPGNAEGHPTVAMCSEGWFWMINIDERRTSVGMVLDANVARSLDIPACDMLFWGIDRCPLVGGRLKRATFPHSTHTISDFSYYCRPFAGPGYFLIGDAAFFLDPVFSSGLCFGMDAALHVADSVDELLAGAENQTTRNRTTPRSPEAIRRAYLRFMNDTTTPFLRLVNLFYDHSFRELFQHGQGPMQVQRAAISILAGHVFPKPRWSLRWRIRLLAQMVRIQRVFPLVARREPFSLLADAAVGSEPVERSCVGA, translated from the coding sequence ATGAGTAGCGCGGAACCATTCGACGCCATCATCATCGGAGGCGGACCCGCCGGTGCAACCGCCGGGATTGCGCTCGCGCGTATGGGTCGGCGCGCACTTATCCTCGAGAAAGCTGCCTTTCCCCGCTTCCATGTGGGCGAATCGTTCTTGCCGCGCAGCTTGGTCCTTCTGAAGCAGCTGGGCCTGCTCAAACGTCTCGAGAAGCTGCCACGGGTGCGCAAATTCGGCGCCGAATTCGGCTTTGGCCACGGACGTGAAACAAGCTGCTTTACTTTCGATCACGCTCTCTTCGACGACGGCCACGAGAGCTTCAACATCGAGCGTGCCGCCTTTGACAACATGCTGCTGGAGTCCGCACGCGACGCTGGCGCCATCGTCCGGTCGTCAACGGCCGTCAAACGCATTCATCGCCTCTCTGAAAACGACGTCGTTATCGAAGCCGGAGGCGAAACAATAACCGGCCGATGTCTCATCGACGCAAGCGGCCAAGCGACATTCCTGGCCCGACACCTTGGCCTGCGCCGCCGCATCCCCAATCACAACAAGATCGCGTACTTCGGTCACTTCGAGAACGCCGAGCGCCTTCCGGGAAACGCCGAAGGCCACCCCACCGTCGCCATGTGCAGTGAAGGTTGGTTCTGGATGATCAATATCGACGAACGACGCACCAGCGTCGGAATGGTCCTCGATGCCAACGTCGCTCGGAGCCTTGACATTCCCGCCTGCGATATGCTGTTCTGGGGAATTGATCGATGCCCCCTCGTGGGCGGTCGCCTGAAGCGAGCCACTTTCCCACACTCGACGCACACCATCTCCGACTTCAGCTATTATTGCCGCCCGTTCGCCGGTCCGGGGTACTTCCTGATTGGAGACGCCGCCTTTTTTCTCGATCCCGTGTTCTCCAGCGGACTCTGCTTCGGCATGGACGCCGCACTCCATGTGGCCGACTCCGTCGACGAGCTCCTGGCCGGCGCCGAAAACCAAACCACCCGAAACCGCACAACGCCCCGCTCGCCGGAAGCCATACGGCGGGCGTACCTCCGCTTCATGAACGACACCACGACCCCGTTCCTACGCCTCGTCAACCTGTTCTACGACCACTCGTTTCGAGAGCTGTTCCAACATGGACAAGGGCCAATGCAAGTCCAGCGGGCGGCGATTTCCATCCTGGCAGGCCACGTTTTCCCAAAACCTCGATGGTCCCTCCGATGGCGCATCCGGCTCCTGGCCCAAATGGTGAGAATTCAGCGCGTTTTTCCCCTTGTAGCTCGCCGAGAGCCGTTCTCACTCCTGGCGGATGCTGCAGTTGGATCGGAACCGGTTGAGCGCTCCTGTGTCGGGGCATAG
- a CDS encoding acyl--CoA ligase: MPTTLLHCLYDHARNFGDTIAFREVGEGGRTIPYAALFSAVQHAAARIQAQAQPGDVVLVCLPNRIECAVAILAALQAEAIAFPVSPTISPDELRRSAQVSGARIIVGTDSSFAALQASGLKRIQCETPATENDLAGPGPNAAAPPPDEHSGLMLLSSGTVSDPKIVWRTGPSLLSVAENTAIAVGIRRGDHILGMVPICHSYGVEHCLFAPLLAAATVHLCQGFDPHVAIDQLRAVPITVFPAVPSLFELLAARCDGSIAFPRLRCAYSAGAPLPSSVFDACRRNLGIRVGQLYGSSEVGSVTFNDPHKPGHDPTSVGIPMRGVTLRIVDTTSQAVESPLPPNSEGELAINAPSMLCSYVGESQPPFRNGFFLTGDLGKIDQKGALTITGRTNLMINVGSLKVNPLEIEHVLSECRGVAACVVVAVPVSETISRVRALILPLDRRDPPKIESIRSFLRSRLSPHKVPRIIEIVDTLPRTPSGKIMRRQVVSGAES; the protein is encoded by the coding sequence ATGCCGACGACGCTCCTTCACTGCTTGTACGATCACGCCCGCAACTTTGGAGATACCATCGCGTTCCGCGAAGTTGGCGAAGGCGGGCGAACCATCCCCTACGCGGCGCTCTTTTCCGCCGTCCAGCACGCCGCCGCCCGAATTCAGGCCCAGGCGCAACCCGGCGACGTCGTCCTGGTCTGTCTGCCTAACCGCATTGAGTGCGCAGTCGCGATCCTTGCAGCGCTCCAAGCCGAAGCCATTGCGTTTCCGGTAAGCCCAACCATCTCGCCGGACGAGCTCCGGCGATCGGCGCAGGTATCCGGTGCGCGAATCATCGTGGGTACGGATTCCTCATTCGCGGCACTGCAAGCCAGTGGCTTGAAACGCATACAATGCGAAACGCCCGCCACCGAGAACGACTTGGCTGGCCCCGGGCCGAACGCAGCCGCCCCTCCACCTGACGAGCACAGCGGCCTGATGCTGCTCAGCAGCGGAACCGTGAGCGATCCCAAGATCGTCTGGCGCACCGGGCCCTCCCTCCTTTCTGTTGCGGAAAATACCGCAATTGCGGTCGGAATTCGTCGCGGTGACCACATCCTGGGTATGGTGCCAATTTGTCATTCCTACGGAGTTGAACACTGTCTCTTCGCTCCTCTTTTGGCGGCGGCCACGGTTCATCTGTGCCAGGGGTTTGACCCCCATGTCGCCATTGATCAGCTCCGCGCCGTTCCCATCACCGTTTTCCCGGCAGTACCTTCGCTGTTCGAGTTGCTTGCCGCGCGATGCGACGGTTCGATCGCTTTTCCGAGACTGCGCTGCGCGTACTCGGCGGGGGCGCCCCTGCCATCGAGTGTTTTCGACGCATGCCGGCGCAACCTCGGAATTCGGGTCGGGCAACTCTACGGATCCTCGGAAGTCGGCTCAGTCACCTTCAATGATCCACATAAACCGGGACATGACCCCACAAGCGTAGGGATACCAATGCGGGGTGTTACACTTCGCATCGTCGACACAACGAGCCAGGCCGTGGAATCGCCGCTGCCGCCAAACTCCGAAGGCGAGCTGGCAATCAATGCTCCCTCTATGCTTTGCAGCTACGTGGGAGAATCGCAGCCTCCCTTTCGCAACGGGTTTTTCCTTACCGGCGATCTGGGCAAAATCGACCAGAAGGGTGCGCTAACAATCACGGGCCGGACGAACCTCATGATCAACGTCGGTTCGCTCAAGGTAAATCCACTTGAGATCGAGCATGTACTCTCGGAATGCAGGGGCGTCGCCGCATGTGTGGTCGTCGCCGTCCCCGTGAGCGAGACAATCTCCCGTGTACGCGCCCTCATTCTTCCGCTGGACCGCCGGGATCCGCCCAAGATCGAATCGATCCGATCGTTCTTGCGAAGCCGGCTCAGCCCTCACAAAGTCCCACGGATCATCGAAATCGTGGACACGCTGCCGCGCACACCTTCCGGAAAAATCATGCGTCGGCAAGTCGTATCAGGAGCGGAATCGTGA